One stretch of Sylvia atricapilla isolate bSylAtr1 chromosome 4, bSylAtr1.pri, whole genome shotgun sequence DNA includes these proteins:
- the PAQR3 gene encoding progestin and adipoQ receptor family member 3 translates to MHQKLLRSAHYIELGSYQYWPVLVPRGIRLYTYEQIPVFLKDNPYITDGYRAYLPSRLCIKSLFILSNETINIWSHLLGFLLFFTLGIYDLTAVLPAAGASREDFVICSVCLFCFQVCMLCSVGYHLFCCHRSEKTSRRWMALDYAGISIGILGCYVSGVFYAFYCSNYWRQVYLITVLAMILAVFFAQIHPSYLTQQWHKLRSIIFCSVSGYGIIPTIHWVWLNGGVGASIVQEFAPRVFVMYFIAAVAFLFYISKVPERYFPGQLNYLGSSHQVWHILAVVMLYWWHQSTVYIMQYRHSKPCPEYSVDL, encoded by the exons ATGCACCAGAAGCTGCTGCGCAGCGCGCACTACATCGAGCTGGGCAGCTACCAGTACTGGCCGGTGCTGGTGCCCCGCGGCATCCGGCTCTACACGTACGAGCAGATCCCGGTGTTCCTGAAGGACAACCCCTACATCACCGATGGATACCGCGCCTACCTGCCCTCCCGCCTCTGCATCAAGAG cctctTCATCCTCTCCAACGAGACCATCAACATCTGGAGCCACCTGCTCGGCTTCCTGCTCTTCTTCACGCTGGGCATCTACGACCTGACGGCCGTGCTGCCGGCGGCCGGCGCCTCCCGCGAGGACTTCGTCATCTGCTCCGTCTGCCTCTTCTGCTTCCAG GTCTGTATGCTTTGCTCAGTAGGATATCACCTGTTCTGCTGTCACCGCTCTGAGAAGACCAGCCGGCGCTGGATGGCTCTGGATTACGCGGGAATTTCCATCGGGATCCTGGGCTGCTACGTGTCAGGGGTGTTCTATGCCTTCTATTGCAGTAAC TACTGGCGCCAGGTGTATTTGATCACTGTGCTGGCCATGATCCTGGCAGTATTTTTTGCTCAGATTCACCCCAGTTACCTCACACAGCAGTGGCACAAGCTGCGCTCCATCATCTTCTGCTCCGTGTCTGGCTATGGAATCATTCCCACCATCCACTGGGTTTGGCTCAATGGTGGCGTGGGTGCGTCCATTgtacag gaGTTTGCTCCTCGAGTATTTGTCATGTACTTCATCGCTGCTGTAGCTTTTCTCTTCTATATTTCCAAAGTTCCAGAAAGATACTTCCCAG GCCAGCTGAACTACCTCGGCTCGAGCCACCAAGTGTGGCACATCCTGGCAGTAGTGATGTTGTATTGGTGGCACCAGTCCACAGTGTACATCATGCAGTACCGACACAGCAAGCCCTGCCCTGAGTACAGCGTGGACTTGTGA